Below is a genomic region from Gemmatimonadota bacterium.
AACTCCGGATTCTGAGAGAGCGCCTCGAAGATCGCGCGGTAGCTCGGATCGCGGAACTCCTCTGGCCCGATTCTCTCCAACGTCCTTTCCACAAGAGTTCGATCGCGGAGGAGAACGAGGAGAAGCTTCCGCTCGGCGCCGAAGCCCGCGCGCCGAAGCTCGCCGCCACTCGCACGCCCGCGGGGGCTGGGCCGGAGTCCACGAGAAGTCGCGCCCATCGGCGCCGGAACACCGGACGGACTCGTTGGCCGGCTTCCTCGTGCGACCTCCTCCTCGAGGGTCTCGGTCCGAACGCCCGTACGGCGCGCTACGCTCGCCAGATAGATGTCTCTCAGCGCCGGATCGCGCACGGCGCGGAGGGTGGGGAGAAGCTTGTCCACCGCCGCCCGGACCTTTTCGATGGACCCGAAATACCCCTTCTCGTCGAGGAGCTGGATCTTGCGGTCCATCACATCCACCGCCGCGTCCAGAAAACGTTTCAGGCCGGCCGCGCCCTGGGCGCGCACGAGAGTGTCCGGATCCTCGCCCGGCGGAAGTGTGACGACCGACGGGTGGATCCCGTGCGCGAGAAGCGCATCCGCGGCCCGAAAGGTCGCCCGTTCTCCCGCCTCGTCCGAGTCGAAGAGGAGGAGAGCCTTTCGGGTATACCGGGTGAGGAGACGCGCATGCTCCTCCGTCACGGCGGTCCCGAGCGCGGCCACCGCGTGTTCGATCCCCGCGGCGGCGAGCGCCACGACGTCCATGTACCCCTCGACGAGGAGGGCGACTCCTTCTCGCCGGATCGCGTTCCGGTTCCAGCCGAGTCCGTAGAGAGTGTCGCCCTTGTGGTAGATCGGAGACTCGGGCGAGTTGAGATACTTGGGCACCCCCTCGCCTTCGCCTGAAACGATCCTTCCCCCGAATCCGACTACCCGACCGGTTACGGATTCGATCGGAAAAATGACCCGGTTCCGAAAGCGGTCGTAGGGTTCCGCGGAGCGCTCGGAGGTCGTGAGGAGGCCGACCTCGAGGAGGAGGTCGTCGCCGATCCCATGTTTCGCCGCCGCCTCCCGGAGCCCTCGCCAGGAGTCGGGCGCGAACCCGAGGCCGAAGCGCTCCGCCACCTCGAGCCCGATTCCACGTCGCTCCAGGTAGCTTCGGGCGGGTTTTCCCGCATCGGGGTCCAGAAGTCGCTCGTGGAACCACACGCGTGCGAAGGCATTCGCCTCGTAGAGCGCGCGGAAGGGATCGTCCTCCTCCCGTCCCCCGGTCACCTCGCGGATTTCGATGCCGTAACGCCCACCCAGGTAACGAACCGCATCCAGAAACTCCATTCCCGAACGCTTCATGAGGAAGGTGAAGACGTCTCCCGATTCCCCGCACCCGAAGCACTTGTAGAAACCCTTCTCCGGGACGACGTAGAAGGAAGGGGAGTGGTCATCGTGGAAGGGACACTTCCCCTTCCAGTCCTTCCCGGACTTTTTGAGGGGGACCGACTCGGACACGACTTCGACGATGTCCGCGCGGGCGCGCACTTCGTCCACCACGGCATCCGGGATCATCGGAGGGTCACCACGGTCACCCCACTTCCCCCCTCTCCCTCTCCGCCGGGTCGGAAGACGGCGACGCGTAGGTCCTGGCGAAGGAGCTCCTGGACCCGGGACTTCACCGCGCCCGTCCCCTTCCCGTGAATGACGCAAAGCTCGGAGAGGTTGCCTACGATCGCTCCGTCGAGCGCGCGCCCGAGCGCCATCGCCACTTCGTCCACCCGGAGCCCGCGAAGATCGGCCTCGAGGCGGGCCTCGACCTCGGGCGCCGACCAGCCGGCGCCACTCATCGCGGGGACCCGGCCCCGGGGAGCGTCGGGCCGGGGCGAATCGCCTCCACCCGCGACGGGCGCGACCTCCCGGAGCGGAACGCTGAGGCGCATGCCGCCCACTTCCACGGTCACGCGTTCATCCGTCAGCCCGCGGACGACGCCGCGCGCCCCGCTTCCGACCAGCTCCACCCGGTCGCCTTCATGCACGCGGGGGGGATCCTCGAAGGCCCCGGAGGACCTCTGCTCGGGCGCGGGTTCGCGGAGGGCGCGCGCCGCCGTTTCGAGGCGGCGGCGCGCCTCACCCTCCACTTCATCGGCGGCGGCGCCGTGGGCGGTTCGCACCTCGCGGATCGCCTCCTCCACCTCCTCTCTCGCTTCGAGCAGAAGTCGGCGCGCCTGCTCCCGCGCGCGCGCCTCCGCGGTCCGCTCACGGTCGTCGAGACGCTCCCGGCGCGCCTCCGCCTCGCCTTGGACCTCGAGCGCTTCCCGCTGGGCAGCTTCGGCCCGGCGCAACGCTTCGGAGAGTTGCCTTTCCTTCTCTTCCAGGGTCGCCAGCAAAGTCTCGAGACGAAGCTCACCCGCGTCCACGTAACCCTCGGCGCGGTCGAGGACCTCGGCAGGGAGCCCGAGGCGGCGGGCGATGGCGAGCCCGTAGCTCCGTCCGGGGAGCCCCTTCTGAAGTGTGTAGGTCGGCTCGATCCGCCCGGCATCGAAGAGGAGAGACGCATTGACGATCCCGCTTCCCTCCACGTCGAGCCGCTTGAGCGCCCCCAGGTGCGATGTCGCGAAGACGCGCGCCCCGCGCTCCACGAGGACCTCGAGCAGTGCGCGAGCGAGCGCGGCGCCCTCGGAGGGATCGGTGCCCGTTCCCATCTCGTCCACGAGAACCAGGGAGCGGGGACCCGCCCCGTCCAAGATCTCGCGGACGTTCGCGAGGTGGGCGGAGAAGGTCGAAAGCGATGCCGCGAGCGACTGCTCGTCCCCGATGTCGGCGAAGATGTCTTCCACGAGGGGGAGTCGCGTTCCCTCGGCGACGGGAGGGACGACGCCGCTCTGAGCGAGCGCGTGGATGAGACCCATCGCCTTCAGGAGAACGGTTTTTCCCCCCGTATTCGGGCCCGAGATCACGACGGCCCGCTCATCGCCGCCGAGTTCGAGGAAAAAGGGGACCACCGGGATTCCCTGTTCCACGAGGAGAGGGTGGCGGGCCTCGACCACCCGAAGCGCCTGGTCCGCCGGCGGGACGAGCTCGGGCGGGACCCCGCTCCAGCGACGAGCCGTGAGCGCCCGCGCCCAGAGCGTGTCCAGCTCCACTTGCGCGTCGAAGGCGTCGCCGAGCTCCGCGCGAGCCGGGCGGAGGAGATCGGTCGTCTCGCGAAGGATCCGTTGGATCTCGCGCGCTTCCGTTCGTTCGAGCTCGTGCAACTCGTTCGCCAGCTCGATCGCGAGCGGGGGCTCGATGAAAAGCGTCGCTCCGGTCGCCGACTCCCCATGGACGATACCTCCGACATCTCCCTTCCCCTCCCGGCGCACGGAGATGACGTAACGACCGTCCCGGATCGAAACGGAAGCGTCCTCGACCCGGAAGCGGTCCGGGAGACCGGCGAGATACTTTTCGAGCTTCCGAACGATCTTTCCGCGAGTCTCGCGAAGGCCCCGCCGGATCGAGGAGAGAGCGGGGCTGGCATCGTCCCGCACCCCTCCCTCTTCGTCCACGATCCGGTCGAGCGAGGCCTCCAGATCGCGGCGGCTGAGGAGGCGCCTTCGAAGTTCCCGTAGCGCCGATGGACCGAGGCCGGGCGGGGCCTGGCGCGAGGGGCCGGGAGCCTTCGCCGTCCCGGCCTCACCCTGCGCACCGGCGTCCGCGAGACCGGAGGACAACTCTCGGGACGCGTGGAGAAGGCGAATCGTATCCCGCAGCTCGGCGGGCCCGAGCACACTCCCTTCCAGATCGAGGCGGGCGAGGGACTCGCGGAAATCCGGAAAGGGAGGCGGCGCCCAATCGGGATGGCGCTCCAGATGTAGCAGCGTCTCTCCCACTCTCGCGAGCTCGGCGCGGAGCGGCTCGAGTGCCGTCCCGGGCCGAAGGGAGAGGATATGCTCCTTCCCCGGTTGGCTGGCGGCTCGGCCCGCGACGAGTTCGAGCGCCCGCCCGAACTCGAGCACCGTGAGGGCGTGGGCGTTCACGAACCGCCTCCCCCGACGGCGCGAGCCGTCACCCGGCGAGCTCCTCCCGCACGATCCGGTTCGCATCCTTGCCGTCGAACCGCCCGCGGATCCGGGGGATGAGCTTCCCCATTAGGGGACCGGCCTGCGTGATCCCTTCGGCCCGGATCTCCCGTACGATCGCGCGGACCTCTTCCTCGCTCATGGGGGGAGGGAGGAACTGGGCGAGCGCCGCCGCCTCCGCGTCCTCCTTGCCGGCGAGGTCCTCTCGCTTCCCGGCCCGCATCTGCTCCGCGGATTCCTTGCGCTGTTTGATCCCGCGGGAAAGGACCTCCCGCACGACGTCGTCGCCGGCCTCCTGGCCGAGCTCGATCTCGCGGTTCCGGATGTCGGAGAGGGTCGAGGTGAGGAGAACGGTCCGCGCCTTGTCCCTTCCCTTCCGGGCCTGGGTCAGCGCGTCCCTAAGTTGTTGCTGCAGACTGATTCCCACGGGGTTCCCGAAGCTGTGGAGGCGCCAGGGAGGCCCTGCGCGCCGTTCGACCGAAAGTTACCGGGGGCCCCAGGCAGGGTCAACGCGCCGCCGGGGCGAGGGCGTCAGGTGGCGCCCCGCGCCCGGGTCATCCCGGCGGCCAGACCATCGCGCGCCCGCCCAGGAGGTGCAGGTGCAGGTGCGCGACCGACTGCCCACCGTCTTCGCCGACGTTTGCCACCACCCGGTAGCCGGTCTCGTCCACCTTCAGGGACCGGGCGATCTCGGCCGCCGTAAGGAGGAGGCGCCCGGCGAGCTCCGCATCGTCTTTCACGAGCGACCCTAGCGACTCGACGTGCCTGCGGGGGATGACGAGCACGTGGGCCGGGGCCTGAGGGTTCAGGTCGTGAAAGGCCACGAGCTGGTCGTCCTCGTGGACCAGCCGCACGGGGATTTCGCCGCTCGCGATGCGGCAGAAGATGCAGGAAGTGGATCCGCCCATCGGAGACTCCTTTCAGGTGGAGGCGCGCGCGCCCGAGATCAGGCCCCTCTCGCCATGGGGCGGCCCGCCCTGGGTTCCTATCGTGTGCGGAGCGGACGGATTCGACCCGGTCTCCGCACCTTCCGCCCACATGTAACGTCCACGGGAGCCCCGCATGGAACCTCTGAGCCTCACCGCCCTCGACCTCCTCGGCCGCGACCCCTCGCCCGCGCTTCCGATGGACCGAATGCGGGCGCTCATGGCCGGGGAGTCGCCGGGCGGCGATCCGGACGGGACTCGCCTCCTCGAAAAGCTGGCAGACGGTTCAGGGCGGCTCCGTGTTCTGGTTTGTCCCAAGCGAAGGTGGTGCACCCCGGTCGGACCGAGGGCCTGGATCCTCGCCGGCGACCGGCCGCGCGTCGAGTCGCCGCCCCTCCGTCCCCTGCTCGCCCGAATGAGACTCACGCTACGCCACCTTGGCCGCGCCGTCGAGCCGGACTCGGCCCTCGCCTGGGCGAGGTGGACGAGGCTCCTGGAAGAGGAAGCCCGCGTGCGCACGATCCTTACACGGCGTCCACCTGGAGAGTCGGCGTCCCCAACCCCACCGGGCGCGCCCGCAGCGCCGCGGAAACCCATTCGTCCTCGCGATCCACTGCTTCGACCGAGAAACCGGCAGCATCACATCGTTTCGCCATCTCGTCCCACTCCGCCGCGAGGATCCCACTCAGAATGACCCAGGCGCCGGGACCCAGAGCTCGGCGGAAGGAGGAGAGGAGCGGTGTCAGAATGCCGCTTTCGATATTCGCGGCGATCCCGTCGAAGGGGGAGAACGCGGCGAGCGTGTCCGGGCCCACCGCCTCCTCCCGCACCTCGACGATTTTCGCTACCCCGTTGCGCACCGCATTTTCTCCGGCCGCCGCGCACGACCAGGAATCCGGTTCGAATGCGACGACCCGGCTCGCGCCGAGGAGGGCTGCGGCGATCGCGAGAATACCGGAACCCGAGCCCACATCGGCGATCCGGTCCCCGGCCGCGACGCGGCGATCGAGGAGGCGGAGGGAGCCGCGCGTCGTCGAGTGCTCCGCGGTCCCGAAGGCCATCCCGGGATCGAGCGATAGGAGAAGCTCTCCCGGTTGAAGTCCTGGATCCGCCCAGCTCGGGCTCACCACGATCCTTTCCGTCACCCGGCGGGGACCGAAGCCGCGCTTCCAGTTCTCCTCCCACGCTTCATGGCGCTGGAGACGGTACGCGACCGGGGGTGCGGTCCCCCCGAGCGCCCGGGCGAGCTCCCGGCACAACTCCTCGACCACGCTGGACGCAGGAGCCTCGGTCGCGGGGAGGTAACCAACCAGAATCCCGTCTCGCTCTTCGATTCCCCGCCCGGATCGCGCGACAAGCACTTCGATCGCGATCGCGGCAGCCTCCTCATCGACCGGTTTCCCCACCTCGAGGACCAGCCACTCCGCGGGGGCCGTGCGGGGGTTGGGGTCGAGCGGACCCGGGCGCGTCATCCCGATGTGAAGGCTTCTTTCACCCTCGACCAGAAGCCCCTGGGGCCATCCTTCCCTTCCTCCACGCGGTCGGGGGCGGCATCCTCGACGGACCGCAGGCGCTCGTAGGCCTCGCGCTGCTCCGTGCCGAGGCGGCTCGGAGTCCAGACCCGCACGCGGACGATCAGGTCTCCAATCGCGCCGGAGTTCAGATCGGGAAGTCCCTTCCCCCGGAGTCGCACGGCGCGTCCACTCTGGATCCCGTTCGGGACCTTCACGGTGGCCGGGCCCTCCACGGTGGGGACCTCCAATTCGGCGCCGAGGGCCGCTTGGGCGGCCGTGATGGCCACATCCATCACGAGATGATTCCCCTCGCGGACGAAGCGGGGATCCTCCTGAACCTCGAGGAGGACGACGATGTCGCCGCGCGGCCCGCCGCGAGGTCCCACATTCCCCCTCCCCCGTAGGGTGATGAAGTTGTCGGAGGTCACGCCGGGCGGGATCTGGACCTCGATTTCACTTTCGCCCCGCACGCGCCCTTCCCCATGACAGGTCGGGCAGGGATCTCGGACGACCCGGCCTTCCCCCCCGCAACTCCGGCAGGTCGTCACGGAGAGGAACTGGCCGAAGACGGAGCGCTGGGCGACCCGCTCCTCGCCGGATCCACCACACGTGGCACAGGTCTCCGCTTCGCCCTTGTCCGCGGACCCGGTCCCGTCGCAGGTGGCGCAGGGATTCAGGATCGCGACGCGGAGCTTCCGGGTCGCCCCCTTCAGGACCTCCAGGAGGGTGATCGGAACCCGCACCCGTAGCGTCTCTCCCGTCGCCTTCCGCCGTCGCGCCCCTTCGCGGCGGCGACCCCCGAAAAGCTCCTCGAATCCACCGGCGCCACCGAAGTCGCGCATGAAGATCTCGATGGCATCGTGCAGGTCGAACCCTTCCGGAAAAGGTCCCCCTGCCTCCGCGCGCGCCCCTTCTTTCCCGAAGCGATCATAGGCGGTCCGGCGCTGAGGATCCTTCAGGACCTCGTAGGCCTCCGAGAGCTCCTTGAAGCGGGACTCCGCCTCCGTCGAGCCCGCGTTCCTGTCCGGATGGAACTGCATCGCGAGCTTCCGATATGCCTTCTTGATCTGCTCGGCATCCGCGTCGCGCGAGACGCCGAGAATCTCGTAATAGTCCGCCATCGCGCTCAGAACGGGGGGCCGTGAGGGAGGAAGTCCGGTCCGAGAAGAATCTCCACCGGCGGGAATCTCATTCGAGAATGCGGTTCACGAGGGATGAGGTGTGGTCCACGATCGCGCAGACCTTTTCGTAGGGCATCCGGGTGGGGCCGATCACACCGATCACCCCTTTGAGCCCGCCGACGCGATACTCCGCCGTCACGATCGTGAAGCCGGTCAGCTCTTCGGTCTGGTTTTCGCCCCCGATCGTGATCTGGATCCCCCGCTGGTGCGACCGTCCGGCGAGCGCCCCGGCCAGCACGTCCTTTCGCTCCGTCAGCTCCAGGAGTCCCTTGAGCCGTTCCCCGCTCGTGAATTCCGGTTGTGAAGCGAGCACGCTGGCCTGCCCGATGTGGATTTCATTCCCATCGATCTCCGGCCAGTCGAAGAGGTCGCTCCCCGACTGCATGAAGATGTTCAGAACCTCTTCCGTGGCCGGATCGCCGTCCGAGACCGCGTCGCGGATGCGGAGCGCGACCGTGTCGCGGATCTCCTTCAACGTGAGCCCGGTGAGACGCTCGTTCAGAAGGAGGGTCAGGGTCACCAGCGTGTCGTCCGGGACTTCGCAAGCGAGGTCCACGTACACCGTGCGTGCGAAGCCGCTCCGGACCTGGGCCACCATCAGGACCTTCGTGGACGACACACGCACCAAGTCGATCCGTTCGAGAACGGCGGAGGTCAGACGGGGCGCCGCCGCGACGCCGAGCTCCTGCGAGAGGAGCCCGAGGGCGCGCGTGGCGCGGCGGACGATCATTTCGACTGCCGACGATCCCCGTGCGTCGATCGCGAGCTCGAGCCGTTCCTTCTCCACATCGGTGAGGCGGGCCGGCTGCATGAACTGTTCGACGAAGGCTCGGTAGGCCCGGTCCGTCGGAATGCGACCCGCGGACGCGTGGGGATGGAAGAGGTAGCCCTTCGCCTCGAGGTCGCTCATGGTGTTGCGGACGGTCGCGGGCGAGACGCCGAGGTCGTAGCGGCGTGTGACGTTCCGGCTCCCCGCCGGTTCAGCCGTGTCCACGTACGTGCGCACGACGGCCTCGAGGACCTGTCGCTCCCGCTCGGAGAGCTCCTCCGCGTCGCGCGGTCTCGACGCTCGTCTCGATGCAATGTCTTTCATCCGTCCTCCATCCCGTTCCGGTCCAACACCTTCTCCGCCCCTTCCGTTTCCACACGGCCCAATTCGATCGCCAACGAGTCCAGCCGGAGCCACCCCGCCGGCGTGAGGCGAAGTCTCTCCGGATCGGGATGGGCCCACCCGAGGGCGGTCCATCGGCGCCCGAGCTCGCGGCCCGCTGCGGTGAGCCCCTCGAGTGGGAGTCCCTCTCGCAGCCGGAGCCGATCGTGGAGCCGGACGAGCGTCAACTCGCCCTCCGCCACGATTTCGACGCCAGCCCGCGCGTCCCATCCGCGGGCACGGCCGATCCCTATGCCCCGGGCGACGGATCGTTCGTAACCCTGCCAATTTCGCGCATTTTGCAGAACCCGGCCA
It encodes:
- the hrcA gene encoding heat-inducible transcriptional repressor HrcA yields the protein MKDIASRRASRPRDAEELSERERQVLEAVVRTYVDTAEPAGSRNVTRRYDLGVSPATVRNTMSDLEAKGYLFHPHASAGRIPTDRAYRAFVEQFMQPARLTDVEKERLELAIDARGSSAVEMIVRRATRALGLLSQELGVAAAPRLTSAVLERIDLVRVSSTKVLMVAQVRSGFARTVYVDLACEVPDDTLVTLTLLLNERLTGLTLKEIRDTVALRIRDAVSDGDPATEEVLNIFMQSGSDLFDWPEIDGNEIHIGQASVLASQPEFTSGERLKGLLELTERKDVLAGALAGRSHQRGIQITIGGENQTEELTGFTIVTAEYRVGGLKGVIGVIGPTRMPYEKVCAIVDHTSSLVNRILE
- a CDS encoding Smr/MutS family protein, with product MNAHALTVLEFGRALELVAGRAASQPGKEHILSLRPGTALEPLRAELARVGETLLHLERHPDWAPPPFPDFRESLARLDLEGSVLGPAELRDTIRLLHASRELSSGLADAGAQGEAGTAKAPGPSRQAPPGLGPSALRELRRRLLSRRDLEASLDRIVDEEGGVRDDASPALSSIRRGLRETRGKIVRKLEKYLAGLPDRFRVEDASVSIRDGRYVISVRREGKGDVGGIVHGESATGATLFIEPPLAIELANELHELERTEAREIQRILRETTDLLRPARAELGDAFDAQVELDTLWARALTARRWSGVPPELVPPADQALRVVEARHPLLVEQGIPVVPFFLELGGDERAVVISGPNTGGKTVLLKAMGLIHALAQSGVVPPVAEGTRLPLVEDIFADIGDEQSLAASLSTFSAHLANVREILDGAGPRSLVLVDEMGTGTDPSEGAALARALLEVLVERGARVFATSHLGALKRLDVEGSGIVNASLLFDAGRIEPTYTLQKGLPGRSYGLAIARRLGLPAEVLDRAEGYVDAGELRLETLLATLEEKERQLSEALRRAEAAQREALEVQGEAEARRERLDDRERTAEARAREQARRLLLEAREEVEEAIREVRTAHGAAADEVEGEARRRLETAARALREPAPEQRSSGAFEDPPRVHEGDRVELVGSGARGVVRGLTDERVTVEVGGMRLSVPLREVAPVAGGGDSPRPDAPRGRVPAMSGAGWSAPEVEARLEADLRGLRVDEVAMALGRALDGAIVGNLSELCVIHGKGTGAVKSRVQELLRQDLRVAVFRPGGEGEGGSGVTVVTLR
- the dnaJ gene encoding molecular chaperone DnaJ, encoding MADYYEILGVSRDADAEQIKKAYRKLAMQFHPDRNAGSTEAESRFKELSEAYEVLKDPQRRTAYDRFGKEGARAEAGGPFPEGFDLHDAIEIFMRDFGGAGGFEELFGGRRREGARRRKATGETLRVRVPITLLEVLKGATRKLRVAILNPCATCDGTGSADKGEAETCATCGGSGEERVAQRSVFGQFLSVTTCRSCGGEGRVVRDPCPTCHGEGRVRGESEIEVQIPPGVTSDNFITLRGRGNVGPRGGPRGDIVVLLEVQEDPRFVREGNHLVMDVAITAAQAALGAELEVPTVEGPATVKVPNGIQSGRAVRLRGKGLPDLNSGAIGDLIVRVRVWTPSRLGTEQREAYERLRSVEDAAPDRVEEGKDGPRGFWSRVKEAFTSG
- a CDS encoding GatB/YqeY domain-containing protein, with amino-acid sequence MGISLQQQLRDALTQARKGRDKARTVLLTSTLSDIRNREIELGQEAGDDVVREVLSRGIKQRKESAEQMRAGKREDLAGKEDAEAAALAQFLPPPMSEEEVRAIVREIRAEGITQAGPLMGKLIPRIRGRFDGKDANRIVREELAG
- a CDS encoding 50S ribosomal protein L11 methyltransferase, which produces MTRPGPLDPNPRTAPAEWLVLEVGKPVDEEAAAIAIEVLVARSGRGIEERDGILVGYLPATEAPASSVVEELCRELARALGGTAPPVAYRLQRHEAWEENWKRGFGPRRVTERIVVSPSWADPGLQPGELLLSLDPGMAFGTAEHSTTRGSLRLLDRRVAAGDRIADVGSGSGILAIAAALLGASRVVAFEPDSWSCAAAGENAVRNGVAKIVEVREEAVGPDTLAAFSPFDGIAANIESGILTPLLSSFRRALGPGAWVILSGILAAEWDEMAKRCDAAGFSVEAVDREDEWVSAALRARPVGLGTPTLQVDAV
- the dnaG gene encoding DNA primase, which produces MIPDAVVDEVRARADIVEVVSESVPLKKSGKDWKGKCPFHDDHSPSFYVVPEKGFYKCFGCGESGDVFTFLMKRSGMEFLDAVRYLGGRYGIEIREVTGGREEDDPFRALYEANAFARVWFHERLLDPDAGKPARSYLERRGIGLEVAERFGLGFAPDSWRGLREAAAKHGIGDDLLLEVGLLTTSERSAEPYDRFRNRVIFPIESVTGRVVGFGGRIVSGEGEGVPKYLNSPESPIYHKGDTLYGLGWNRNAIRREGVALLVEGYMDVVALAAAGIEHAVAALGTAVTEEHARLLTRYTRKALLLFDSDEAGERATFRAADALLAHGIHPSVVTLPPGEDPDTLVRAQGAAGLKRFLDAAVDVMDRKIQLLDEKGYFGSIEKVRAAVDKLLPTLRAVRDPALRDIYLASVARRTGVRTETLEEEVARGSRPTSPSGVPAPMGATSRGLRPSPRGRASGGELRRAGFGAERKLLLVLLRDRTLVERTLERIGPEEFRDPSYRAIFEALSQNPELEALPPGVSPEAERRFDELMGSPEDVEHTEQIFLDSLRVLEDQGPQARQAAMKTEIAEAGSEDEERRLLEESARLRRERSGGWNVIRRGGPVGIGGDDQLVNE
- a CDS encoding histidine triad nucleotide-binding protein, translating into MGGSTSCIFCRIASGEIPVRLVHEDDQLVAFHDLNPQAPAHVLVIPRRHVESLGSLVKDDAELAGRLLLTAAEIARSLKVDETGYRVVANVGEDGGQSVAHLHLHLLGGRAMVWPPG